One Narcine bancroftii isolate sNarBan1 chromosome 3, sNarBan1.hap1, whole genome shotgun sequence DNA window includes the following coding sequences:
- the LOC138758549 gene encoding C-type lectin domain family 4 member G-like isoform X2 encodes MELTEDYENLRKFRLDGDGHRPQKRNPEREVGLAELDQGKLSPRVLYTALGLCILLSVLTLIIAVILMMQMWSETKRLDAGFQEELSNWKSKNREVNNTIMELQSEISHLWSNREVNNTIMELQSEISHLWSNLSLVQSISQWKLFKQSLYYFATNKITWDKAQEICAFMGAKLVVIKSGDVKVLEEW; translated from the exons ATGGAGCTGACGGAAGATTATGAAAACCTCCGCAAGTTTCGCCTTGATGGAGATGGGCATCGCCCGCAGAAGAGGAATCCAG AACGAGAAGTTGGACTTGCAGAACTGGACCAAGGGAAGCTCTCACCCCGGGTCCTCTACACTGCCCTGGGACTCTGCATCCTGCTGTCAGTTCTGACTCTCATCATTGCAGTCATACTGA TGATGCAGATGTGGAGCGAAACAAAGAGGTTGGATGCTGGTTTCCAGGAAGAACTTTCCAATTGGAAGAGTAAAA ACCGTGAGGTAAACAACACGATCATGGAACTTCAGTCTGAAATTTCACACCTGTGGTCGA ACCGTGAGGTAAACAACACGATCATGGAACTTCAGTCTGAAATTTCACACCTGTGGTCGA ACCTGTCCCTTGTTCAGTCTATCAGTCAATGGAAACTCTTCAAACAAAGCCTTTATTATTTTGCAACAAACAAGATAACTTGGGATAAAGCTCAAGAAATCTGTGCCTTCATGGGAGCCAAACTTGTCGTCATTAAAAGTGGAGACGTGAAG